The nucleotide window AGCCGCGAGGACAATCGGGAATTGGAGGCTGGAGGGAACGACAGTTTACGTGACTTTAGAACCATGTCCTATGTGCGCCGGGGCGTTGGTTTTAGCCAGGGTTGAAAGGCTTGTGTTCGGGGCGTATGATCCCAAAGCGGGTGGTGTGGTTTCCCTGATGGGTATTCTCTCCGACGAGAGGTTAAATCATCAGGTCGAGTTCGTCGGCGGCGTTTTGGCTCAAGAGAGCCTTGAGCTTTTAAGAGGGTTTTTTAGGAAGAGGAGATAGGGCGGAGAGATGCGAGAGTGGTCGAATCGGGCGGCCTCGAAAGCCGCTGCACGGGTAACCGTGCCGGGGGTTCGAATCCCTCTCTCTCCGCCATAAAAAATAATTAAGGTGGGGCAGTAGCTCAGCTGGGAGAGCGTCAGAATCGCACTCTGAAGGTCGGGGGTTCGAATCCCCTCTGCTCCACCAAGTCCTTGATCCGTTGAAACAGAATCTGGCGGAGAGGTGCGAGAGCGGCCGAATCGGCGTGACTGGAAATCACGCGCACGGGTAACCGTGCCGTGGGTTCGAATCCCACCCTCTCCGCCATAGAAGCCTTCATGAGCTTGGCCGTGCTAGGCGGGGAGGTAGCGGTGCCCTGTAACCCGAAATCCGCTATAGCGGGGCTGAATTCCCGGCCGAGGCCATGTCGTCTTAAGGTCTGGCCCAGGTAAGTGGTGATGAAGGTCGGGTCCCACGCAACCTGACGTCGCTGAACCCCGCCAGGCCCGGAAGGGAGCAACGGTAGGCGACTTAGGGTGTGCCGTGGGGGCACCTGGCTGGAGCTAACTGCCTGGGTAACGCTTGGGACGGCTGGTCGGAGTCGGGTGCACGGCCAAGGCCTTACCTCATATCGGGAATAATCCCCTCAGTTCCTCCTCACTTGGTTGCCTCCCATATTGGCTTATCTGAAACGCTTCGGCATATTTGATCTCCCGATCACCGAACAGTTCCCTTATCCTCTCCCGACATCCATCTTTGACCCTTTCCCCTCTGGATCTGACACTGCGAGCGAGGAATTCCCTCCTACCTTCGGGATCAGAAGGCACCTGATCGAGCCTTCCGGAATTATACGGCAGCCATTCGAAAACCTGAGATTCATGGGCCATCAGCATGTTGATCTTGTGCTCTATAACGTCATCTATGGGTACAACTATGTCTGGCCTGAAAGGTTTTATTTCCTCGAATCTATCCCACCAATAAGCGAATATCGGCATTCTCCTCAGATGGGGTGTGTCAGGACAGAAGAGGGGGACGGTAAGCATATAGGTCGCATCGAGCACAAGCTGGGAGGTGTATCTATGATCGCGGTGATAATCCACGGGACGGTTTATGATCACCAGATCAGGCCCCTCGCCTTCGGGACCGAATGAACGGATCAATCGGACAATCCTCTCAGTCAACTCCTCGGTTACATATACTTCCCCGTCGTTAACGTCGAGCGTCTCGAACTCGGCTCCTATCGTCTCAGCCGCCTTTCTCGCCTCGGAGATCCTCCGCGCGGCTAGCTTTCCCGGATCGACTTTATATTCATCGGCAAAATGTCCCTTATTTCCGTTGGTGACGGAAACCGCCTTGACGACATCCCCTCTTCGCCCGAACTTTATCATCGTCCCTCCACAGCTGAACTCGGAATCATCCGGATGAGCTCCTATGACCATAATATACATCTGCGCCCTCCCATTCGGAATTCCGGGATGGAACTAATGATACAACAAAGAGGAACTCGAGGCAACCTACTTGAAGTTCCCCTAGGGCTTTTCAATGATTGTATGATTTAGTATACTATCGCAAAGACCACCAGGAAGGAGGTGAGAAAGATGCTCGTGGCGGGCAGATATGTCCATCCCAACAGCTTATTCGCCAGGCTGTC belongs to Candidatus Poribacteria bacterium and includes:
- the tadA gene encoding tRNA adenosine(34) deaminase TadA; amino-acid sequence: MGFGWGLRLCDERFMREALAEARKAFEKDEVPVGAIVVQDGVVIGRGHNLRETLNDPTAHAEIVALREAARTIGNWRLEGTTVYVTLEPCPMCAGALVLARVERLVFGAYDPKAGGVVSLMGILSDERLNHQVEFVGGVLAQESLELLRGFFRKRR
- a CDS encoding PIG-L family deacetylase, with product MYIMVIGAHPDDSEFSCGGTMIKFGRRGDVVKAVSVTNGNKGHFADEYKVDPGKLAARRISEARKAAETIGAEFETLDVNDGEVYVTEELTERIVRLIRSFGPEGEGPDLVIINRPVDYHRDHRYTSQLVLDATYMLTVPLFCPDTPHLRRMPIFAYWWDRFEEIKPFRPDIVVPIDDVIEHKINMLMAHESQVFEWLPYNSGRLDQVPSDPEGRREFLARSVRSRGERVKDGCRERIRELFGDREIKYAEAFQISQYGRQPSEEELRGLFPI